One Desmodus rotundus isolate HL8 chromosome 4, HLdesRot8A.1, whole genome shotgun sequence DNA segment encodes these proteins:
- the DDIT4L gene encoding DNA damage-inducible transcript 4-like protein isoform X1 — translation MVATGSLSSKNPGSISELVDPGFYPRSLLNDFDYWDYVVPEPNLSEVIFEETTCQSLVKMLENCLSQSKQTKLGCSKVLVPEKLTQRIAQDVLRLSSTEPCGLRGCVMHVNMEVENVCIKLDRIVCDSSVVPTFELTLVFKQENCSWTSFRDFFFSRSRFSSSLRRTMILSSGFRLVKKKLYSLIGTTVIEEC, via the exons ATGGTTGCAACTGGCAGTTTGAGCAGTAAGAACCCAGGCAGCATTTCGGAGTTGGTGGACCCTGGCTTCTACCCCAGGAGCCTTCTAAATG ATTTTGACTACTGGGATTATGTTGTTCCTGAACCCAACCTCAGCGAGGTGATATTTGAGGAGACCACTTGCCAGAGTTTGGTTAAAATGCTAGAGAACTGCCTGTCCCAGTCAAAGCAAACCAAACTGGGCTGTTCAAAAGTCCTCGTCCCTGAGAAACTGACCCAGAGAATTGCTCAAGATGTCCTTCGCCTCTCCTCCACGGAGCCCTGCGGCCTGCGAGGCTGTGTCATGCACGTGAACATGGAAGTTGAAAATGTATGTATAAAGCTGGATAGGATTGTGTGTGACTCTAGTGTGGTGCCTACGTTTGAGCTTACACTGGTGTTTAAGCAGGAGAACTGCTCATGGACCAGCTTCAGGGACTTTTTCTTTAGTCGAAGTCGCTTCTCATCCAGCCTCAGACGAACCATGATCCTGAGCTCAGGATTTCGACTTGTTAAGAAAAAGCTTTACTCCTTGATTGGAACAACAGTCATTGAAGAGTGCTGA